acataaacttgatttagtgctatttttgtctttttctcgtAAACAATGGTACTAACAATGTGGTAAAGAAGAAAATTTCCTGGGATGTTTAATTCATTTCTTTTTGATTAACGTGTCTCAAAGTTGTAGCGACAACATCAGAAGCAGCGAGAATGCCTAAGCAAATCCACGAGATCGACTTCCTTCTGACGGCGAGGAGGAAGGATGCGAGGTCAGTGAAGATCAAGAGAAGCAAGGATATAGTCAAGTTCAAGGTCAGGTGCTCGAGGTACCTCTACACACTCTGCGTCTTCGACCAAGAGAAGGCCGATAAGCTTAAGCAGTCACTTCCTCCAGGTTTGAGTGTTCAAGACCTTTAAACATCTCTTCGAGTCTGGGACGGGACATATGTCAGTGCGACCGACCTATGTTGAAGTTTTAAGATACCTTTTTTATTTggagattttagtttttgaatcaagactcttctcttcttttcaaGACCTGGATTTGTATTTTGCCTAATGCTTGGTTAGTAACAAGAAGCATTCACATTAATTTTCTAtatggttttgatttatttcaaatgaaaaaaaaaaaaacgtgtctCAAAGTTCTTTTGCTAATCTGCATGGTTCTGGCTTTGTCTGACAAAGGGTGGTTCAAATGAATTTGAGTACTCATTTTCGAGATGTCCACTGCATTGCTTGCTCTTTTGCCTGATTTTGGTTCAGTGCGAGAATTCCATCTGTTTATAGGCCAATGAGACTAATTGCTCTTATCGGTTGAACGATTTTTTGGGTTTACAGGGAGAATTAGCTTTCGTTTAGTGTTTGCTCCGAAGTTATTCTTTGTTTGTATGTGTATTCTATTGTGTGTGTGCCTGCCACTATGTCTTATCGGATTTTAATTCTTCAACCCGGCTTATGTACATCTCATCTTGTATTTCATTCAGttctattaatataaaattgtatgaCAAAAGAAATTAGTGAGCTTGCTTGAGAtatcatataataatattataggtgataaaaatatagaataaactgggaatacatttcaAATCAAATTAGTTTCTGCCCGAAATTTCGAATCACTCATTTCAACTATCAATCAATTAGAATCAATTTTGTAATATATTTGGACAAGTTATACCATGCACCAAAA
This genomic stretch from Brassica napus cultivar Da-Ae chromosome C9, Da-Ae, whole genome shotgun sequence harbors:
- the LOC106386137 gene encoding 60S ribosomal protein L38 isoform X8; this translates as MSLPTRSCKGFFLTGFVFEIVATTSEAARMPKQIHEIDFLLTARRKDARSVKIKRSKDIVKFKVRCSRYLYTLCVFDQEKADKLKQSLPPGLSVQDL
- the LOC106386137 gene encoding 60S ribosomal protein L38 isoform X9; translation: MKQPPTSGHQRLGATVSVVATTSEAARMPKQIHEIDFLLTARRKDARSVKIKRSKDIVKFKVRCSRYLYTLCVFDQEKADKLKQSLPPGLSVQDL